Proteins encoded together in one Dechloromonas sp. HYN0024 window:
- a CDS encoding ABC transporter ATP-binding protein: protein MKSSQFFRSGAGVVLAAALLIALPFVAALGGQAWVRILDFAILYVFLALGLNIVVGLAGLLDLGYIAFYAVGAYTWALLASPHFGLHWPIWAILPLGAGLACFAGVLLGSPTLKLRGDYLAIVTLGFGEIVRIFLNNLNAPINVTNGPQGITLIDPVSFGAFKFSGTTQILGFSLSGPQKYYFLLVALAILVIIINIRLQNSRIGRAWQAIREDEIAAKAIGINTRNLKLLAFAMGASFGGVAGGIFSAMQGFVSPESFSLIESIMILAMVVLGGMGHIPGVILGAVLLTVLPEVLRYGVGPLQMAVFGKMLVDPESLRMLVFGLALVLVMRFKPAGLWPSPERQRELTEAKS, encoded by the coding sequence ATGAAATCCAGTCAGTTTTTCCGGTCGGGTGCGGGTGTTGTGCTGGCTGCTGCGCTCCTCATTGCCCTGCCGTTTGTCGCTGCGCTGGGCGGGCAGGCCTGGGTGCGTATCCTCGATTTCGCCATCCTGTACGTTTTCCTTGCCCTTGGCCTCAACATCGTCGTCGGTCTGGCCGGCCTGCTCGATCTCGGCTACATCGCTTTCTACGCTGTCGGTGCCTACACCTGGGCCTTGCTGGCCAGCCCGCATTTCGGACTGCATTGGCCGATCTGGGCGATTTTGCCGCTCGGTGCCGGGTTGGCCTGTTTTGCCGGCGTCCTGCTTGGTTCGCCGACGCTGAAGCTGCGTGGCGACTATCTGGCCATTGTGACGCTCGGCTTCGGCGAAATCGTCCGCATCTTTCTCAATAACCTCAACGCACCAATCAATGTCACCAACGGCCCCCAGGGCATCACGCTGATCGATCCGGTCAGTTTCGGTGCTTTCAAGTTCTCGGGGACGACACAGATTTTGGGTTTTTCGCTGAGCGGTCCGCAGAAGTACTACTTCCTTCTGGTCGCTTTGGCCATCCTCGTTATCATCATCAACATCCGTCTGCAGAATTCACGGATCGGCCGGGCCTGGCAGGCCATCCGCGAGGATGAAATCGCCGCCAAGGCAATTGGTATCAACACGCGCAACCTCAAGTTGCTGGCCTTCGCCATGGGGGCCAGTTTCGGCGGTGTTGCCGGCGGCATTTTTTCCGCCATGCAGGGGTTTGTATCGCCGGAAAGTTTTTCGCTGATCGAGTCGATCATGATCCTGGCCATGGTGGTGCTCGGCGGCATGGGGCATATCCCCGGCGTCATCCTTGGCGCGGTGTTGCTGACAGTGTTGCCGGAAGTCCTGCGTTATGGCGTCGGCCCCTTGCAGATGGCGGTTTTCGGCAAGATGCTGGTGGATCCGGAAAGTCTGCGCATGCTGGTCTTCGGCCTGGCCCTGGTCCTCGTCATGCGTTTCAAGCCAGCCGGGCTGTGGCCATCGCCGGAGCGTCAGCGGGAATTGACTGAGGCCAAGTCATGA
- a CDS encoding ATP-binding protein — MLTRKPETLALTVALASTLIVLLVFLVDLTLARHNDIEAGERRLQHFGIMMAEHTARSFEAVDVLLRETATDLSHNRRDWEDWSSAKGWEYVAQRHSRAMPQLRDLIVFDRQGNQRFISTQFPTPLISVKDRPYFITLEKGAEATTFGPYVSRNSGHYTYALARRLTGDKGTFTGVAFATIEPAYLQDFCWPNRLTDDSEAVLTNAQGAIIASCRPSDLSRQSSILGAQAGNALFDGKLRNLTLANGMARSNGLLVSISGVPGFSDLHILTAIPEKTLLTAWHSRLFELSTLGLLVTVVLLVGALLVRRQMRDMSTMTAELAASHDHLEERIRAATVELAGQKDAAERANTAKSRFLAAASHDLRQPLHALSLFSADLQRQVRHGRTPTELPRLAEQIAASTSMLGELLDSLLDISRLDVAGIKPDRRPFPLQPLFERINNSFRRAAADRNIALRFRPTELWANTDPLLVDRMIANLVSNALRYTSPGGRVLVSARRRGDQILIEVRDSGIGIAREHQAAIFAEFYQVGNTAREHNKGLGLGLSIVDRLARALDIQVALRSRVGEGTTFSLRLAAASPLAEADQPASQPPSGDSVHCMGDSEDMQACIELLKSWGYAVSTARGEATQALPKNAVLIIDGGEAETLSAAQATGNPLIVLADTGGEPLPPGAHLLPTSVRPAKLRALINQLQKTLSKSMP, encoded by the coding sequence ATGCTGACGAGAAAGCCTGAGACCCTTGCGCTGACTGTCGCCCTGGCCAGCACGCTGATAGTGCTCCTGGTCTTTCTTGTCGACCTGACCCTGGCCCGCCATAACGACATCGAAGCCGGCGAACGTCGCCTGCAGCACTTCGGCATCATGATGGCCGAGCACACCGCACGCAGCTTCGAGGCCGTCGACGTCCTCCTCCGGGAGACAGCCACTGACCTGTCGCACAACCGTCGCGACTGGGAGGACTGGAGTTCGGCCAAAGGTTGGGAATATGTCGCCCAGCGCCACTCGCGAGCCATGCCGCAGTTGCGCGACCTGATCGTTTTTGACCGGCAGGGCAACCAGCGTTTCATTTCCACCCAGTTTCCGACGCCGCTCATCAGCGTCAAGGATCGCCCCTACTTCATCACCCTTGAAAAGGGTGCCGAGGCGACCACTTTCGGCCCCTACGTCAGCCGTAATTCCGGTCACTACACCTACGCGCTGGCTCGCCGCCTGACCGGAGACAAGGGCACCTTCACCGGCGTTGCTTTCGCCACCATCGAACCCGCCTACCTGCAGGATTTTTGCTGGCCAAACCGGCTGACCGACGATTCGGAAGCGGTACTGACCAATGCCCAGGGTGCGATCATCGCCTCCTGCCGCCCCAGTGATCTGAGCCGGCAATCATCCATCCTCGGCGCCCAGGCGGGCAATGCGCTGTTTGACGGGAAATTGCGCAACCTGACCCTCGCAAACGGGATGGCCCGAAGCAATGGGCTGCTCGTCTCGATATCCGGCGTACCCGGTTTTTCCGACCTGCACATCCTCACCGCCATCCCTGAAAAAACCTTGCTGACTGCCTGGCACAGCCGTCTCTTCGAACTGTCCACGCTCGGCTTGCTGGTCACCGTTGTGCTCCTCGTCGGCGCCCTGCTCGTCCGCCGCCAGATGCGCGACATGTCGACCATGACGGCAGAGCTTGCCGCCAGTCACGACCATCTCGAAGAACGTATCCGCGCAGCAACCGTCGAACTGGCCGGCCAAAAGGATGCAGCCGAACGCGCCAACACGGCAAAAAGCCGCTTTCTCGCCGCCGCCAGTCACGACCTGCGACAGCCACTGCACGCCCTTTCACTCTTTTCGGCCGATCTTCAACGTCAGGTCCGTCATGGCCGAACGCCCACCGAACTGCCACGACTGGCCGAACAGATCGCGGCATCGACCAGCATGCTCGGCGAACTGCTCGACTCACTCCTCGACATTTCCCGCCTCGATGTCGCGGGGATCAAGCCGGATCGCCGACCTTTCCCGCTTCAGCCGCTGTTCGAACGGATCAACAACTCCTTCCGGCGGGCCGCTGCTGATCGCAATATCGCGCTGCGCTTCCGCCCTACCGAACTATGGGCCAATACTGATCCGCTGCTGGTCGACCGGATGATCGCCAATCTGGTTTCCAATGCCCTGCGCTACACCTCACCCGGAGGCCGTGTTCTTGTCTCCGCCCGACGGCGCGGCGATCAGATCCTGATCGAAGTGCGCGACAGTGGCATCGGCATCGCCCGCGAGCATCAGGCCGCGATCTTTGCCGAGTTTTATCAGGTCGGCAACACGGCACGGGAACACAACAAGGGATTGGGTCTCGGACTTTCCATCGTCGACCGACTGGCACGCGCACTCGACATTCAGGTTGCACTGCGCTCACGGGTCGGCGAGGGAACCACCTTTTCATTACGCCTTGCCGCCGCCTCACCGCTGGCCGAAGCCGATCAACCGGCGAGCCAGCCACCATCGGGGGACAGCGTGCATTGCATGGGCGACTCGGAAGACATGCAGGCCTGCATCGAACTTCTCAAGAGCTGGGGCTACGCCGTCAGCACCGCCCGTGGCGAAGCGACCCAGGCGCTCCCAAAAAATGCCGTGCTCATCATTGACGGGGGCGAGGCCGAAACCCTCAGCGCTGCACAGGCCACCGGCAACCCCCTGATCGTTCTGGCCGACACAGGTGGAGAACCCCTGCCCCCCGGAGCCCACCTTCTTCCAACGTCGGTGCGCCCGGCCAAACTGCGGGCGCTAATCAATCAACTTCAGAAGACGCTTTCGAAATCGATGCCATAA
- a CDS encoding COG3650 family protein encodes MKFRHLSAALAVLLLATALLADEVKPVDAAPKMAFGLMMKQGDRLIFSPCRDRSYANVEDVSPDGSVTAVLTSLGLDAGKRLYVELLGVLDNGTLKASAFNMARVEGRCQMPGGKEESWRAAGNDPAWALVAGGEHVRLQRYGKPDVVLPYAEFRMDGRYARYDGTGDNLKLTVSLEKTICRDAQANGAFAWTASVGVNGQVLKGCAWQR; translated from the coding sequence ATGAAATTTCGCCACCTGTCCGCCGCACTGGCTGTCTTGTTGCTTGCCACCGCCCTGCTGGCCGACGAGGTAAAACCGGTCGATGCAGCACCAAAAATGGCTTTCGGACTGATGATGAAGCAGGGCGACCGGCTGATTTTCTCGCCTTGTCGTGACCGCAGTTACGCCAATGTCGAGGATGTCTCGCCCGATGGCAGTGTGACGGCGGTACTCACCAGCCTCGGTCTTGATGCAGGCAAGCGGCTATACGTTGAACTGCTTGGCGTGCTCGATAACGGCACGCTGAAAGCCTCGGCCTTCAACATGGCGCGCGTCGAAGGGCGCTGCCAGATGCCGGGGGGCAAGGAAGAGTCATGGAGGGCCGCCGGCAACGACCCCGCCTGGGCGCTGGTGGCGGGGGGCGAGCATGTCCGTCTGCAACGCTATGGCAAGCCTGATGTGGTGCTGCCCTATGCCGAATTCCGGATGGATGGCCGGTACGCCCGCTATGACGGGACTGGCGACAATCTCAAGCTGACAGTCAGTCTGGAGAAGACGATCTGTCGTGATGCCCAGGCCAATGGCGCTTTCGCCTGGACCGCGTCGGTCGGGGTGAACGGCCAGGTTCTCAAGGGCTGCGCCTGGCAGCGTTGA
- a CDS encoding branched-chain amino acid ABC transporter substrate-binding protein, with amino-acid sequence MHAKLSVVALSVAAAFALSACGQKEEPKPVAAPVPAAKPEVVVKLGHVAPMTGPQAHLGKDNENGAVLAVEELNAKGMEVGGAKVKFELINEDDQADPKQGSIVAQKLVDAKVNGVIGHLNSGTTIPASKLYADAGIPQISGSATNPKYTQQGFATAFRVMANDVQQGKSLGEFAVKQGVKTVAIVDDRTAYGQGLADEFKKAAEASGIKIVATEYTNDKATDFKAILTKIKSTKAEMVFFGGMDAQGGPMAKQMKELGIKAKFLGGDGICTPEFMKLGGAATEGQFCSLPGMPLEKLAKGPEFRERFTKKFGAEIQLYAPYVYDAVMVMADSMKRADSVDPAKYLPAIGKTKYDGVTAQIEFDAQGDLKGGAISIYKYAGGKLEYVETLGGSPLEAAKADLKEAVADVKDAAKAVAGAASAVGKEAVGEAKEAAKEVVKAGAAAVKDAAEATKAAAEKK; translated from the coding sequence ATGCATGCCAAGCTTTCCGTAGTTGCCCTCTCCGTTGCTGCTGCTTTTGCCCTGTCTGCCTGCGGACAGAAGGAAGAGCCCAAGCCCGTTGCTGCTCCGGTGCCGGCTGCCAAGCCCGAAGTCGTTGTCAAGCTCGGGCATGTCGCCCCGATGACTGGCCCGCAGGCGCATCTGGGCAAGGACAACGAAAACGGTGCAGTACTGGCGGTCGAGGAATTGAACGCCAAGGGGATGGAAGTCGGTGGTGCCAAGGTCAAATTTGAACTGATCAACGAAGATGATCAGGCCGATCCCAAGCAGGGCTCCATCGTTGCCCAGAAGCTCGTCGATGCCAAGGTGAACGGCGTTATTGGCCACCTCAATTCCGGTACCACCATCCCGGCCTCCAAGCTCTATGCCGATGCGGGCATTCCGCAGATTTCCGGTTCGGCGACCAATCCGAAGTACACGCAGCAGGGTTTCGCCACGGCATTCCGGGTCATGGCCAACGATGTTCAGCAGGGCAAGAGCCTGGGCGAATTTGCCGTCAAGCAGGGCGTCAAGACGGTGGCTATTGTTGATGACCGTACCGCTTACGGCCAGGGTCTGGCCGACGAATTCAAGAAAGCCGCCGAAGCATCCGGCATCAAGATTGTCGCCACCGAATACACCAACGACAAGGCCACCGATTTCAAGGCCATTCTGACCAAGATCAAGTCGACCAAGGCCGAAATGGTCTTCTTCGGTGGCATGGATGCCCAAGGTGGCCCGATGGCCAAGCAGATGAAGGAACTTGGCATCAAGGCTAAATTCCTCGGTGGCGATGGCATCTGTACGCCGGAATTCATGAAGCTCGGTGGTGCCGCCACCGAAGGCCAGTTCTGCTCGCTGCCCGGCATGCCCCTCGAAAAGCTGGCGAAGGGTCCGGAGTTCCGGGAGAGATTTACCAAGAAGTTCGGCGCAGAAATTCAGCTTTACGCACCGTATGTCTATGATGCCGTAATGGTCATGGCCGACTCGATGAAGCGGGCCGATTCGGTTGATCCGGCCAAGTATCTGCCGGCCATTGGCAAGACCAAGTACGATGGTGTCACAGCCCAGATCGAGTTCGATGCTCAGGGTGATCTCAAGGGCGGTGCCATTTCCATCTACAAGTATGCGGGTGGCAAGCTCGAATATGTCGAGACGCTGGGCGGTAGTCCGCTCGAGGCCGCGAAAGCCGATCTCAAGGAAGCTGTCGCTGACGTGAAGGACGCCGCCAAGGCGGTTGCCGGTGCAGCCAGCGCCGTCGGCAAGGAGGCTGTCGGCGAAGCCAAGGAAGCGGCCAAGGAGGTCGTCAAGGCCGGTGCTGCAGCCGTCAAGGATGCGGCTGAAGCGACCAAGGCGGCGGCAGAAAAGAAGTAA
- a CDS encoding CopD family protein, with the protein MLVVKTLHIWMVISWFAGLFYLPRIFVNLAMVPADSVAERDRLLLMAGKLYKFMTPLGVLAIALGFWLWFGYGFSGGWLHAKTTLVAVLAVYHWHCGRVLQQFQGGGNKKTHIWYRFYNELPVIVLLIVLFLVVLKPF; encoded by the coding sequence ATGCTTGTCGTGAAGACGTTGCATATCTGGATGGTCATTTCATGGTTTGCCGGCCTGTTCTACCTGCCGCGCATCTTTGTCAATCTGGCCATGGTGCCGGCCGACAGTGTCGCCGAGCGTGACCGTCTGTTGCTGATGGCCGGCAAGCTGTACAAGTTCATGACGCCACTCGGCGTTCTGGCCATTGCCCTGGGTTTCTGGCTGTGGTTTGGCTACGGGTTTTCCGGTGGCTGGTTGCACGCCAAGACGACGCTGGTGGCTGTTCTGGCGGTGTATCACTGGCACTGCGGTCGCGTTCTCCAGCAGTTTCAGGGGGGCGGGAACAAGAAGACCCACATCTGGTACCGCTTTTATAACGAACTGCCGGTCATCGTCCTGTTGATCGTTCTATTCCTCGTCGTCCTCAAGCCATTCTGA
- a CDS encoding ABC transporter ATP-binding protein yields the protein MSPVLLEAKAIAKHFGGVKALQDVSLSIRHGEIYGLIGPNGAGKTTFFNCMTGLYVPDGGGFVFDGKPLVADAPDQAAERGIARTFQNIRLFGNMTALENVMVGRHVRTRAGVIGAMFRNAATRAEEAAIRQRAIDLLHYVRIEERADDLAKNLSYGDQRRLEIARALATEPKLLCLDEPAAGMNATETEQLRDLIDGIRRDGTTILLIEHDVKLVMGLCDRVAVLDYGALVIEDVPAVVQKDQRVIEAYLGA from the coding sequence ATGAGCCCCGTTCTGCTTGAGGCGAAAGCCATCGCCAAGCATTTTGGTGGCGTCAAGGCGTTGCAGGACGTCTCGTTGTCGATCCGCCATGGCGAAATTTATGGTCTGATCGGCCCGAACGGGGCTGGCAAGACCACCTTTTTTAACTGCATGACCGGCCTTTATGTGCCGGATGGCGGTGGTTTTGTCTTTGACGGCAAACCGCTCGTCGCCGATGCGCCGGATCAGGCCGCTGAGCGTGGTATCGCCCGCACTTTCCAGAACATCCGCCTGTTCGGCAACATGACGGCACTGGAAAATGTCATGGTCGGCCGTCACGTGCGGACTAGGGCCGGGGTGATCGGGGCGATGTTCCGCAATGCCGCGACGCGGGCCGAAGAGGCTGCGATTCGCCAGCGCGCCATTGATCTGCTGCACTATGTACGGATCGAGGAGCGGGCCGACGATCTGGCCAAGAATCTCTCTTATGGTGATCAGCGCCGTCTGGAAATTGCCCGCGCCCTGGCCACCGAGCCGAAACTGCTTTGTCTGGATGAGCCGGCCGCCGGCATGAATGCCACCGAAACCGAACAACTGCGTGACCTGATCGATGGCATCCGTCGCGACGGCACGACCATCCTGCTCATCGAGCATGACGTCAAGCTGGTCATGGGCCTGTGCGACCGCGTTGCCGTCCTCGACTATGGCGCCTTGGTGATCGAGGATGTGCCGGCCGTCGTGCAAAAAGATCAACGCGTTATCGAGGCTTACCTAGGTGCTTGA
- a CDS encoding putative RNA methyltransferase yields the protein MNVIPFPSLACPLDGAPLFGHGPAWRCAAGHSFDIASQGYGNLLPVQQKRSRDPGDSKEMVAARRRFLNAGHYQPIAAAVSRAVLDGLPDDATISCLDAGCGEGYYLRQLAAAQDNGQTLAVLGLDISKWAVLSAAKQDQRPNWIVGTNAHLPVLAKTLDRVLCMFGFPVYAEFARVLKPGGRLLQVDAGPDHLRELREIIYPALKPERAADQQVPAGFCRLSMETVRFSLCLDSQELIADLLAMTPHLYRASAEGRGRAAALTTLAVTVDVRLTSFGREA from the coding sequence GTGAACGTCATCCCCTTCCCGTCGCTGGCCTGTCCGCTCGATGGGGCCCCGCTGTTCGGCCACGGCCCGGCCTGGCGCTGTGCAGCCGGCCACAGTTTTGACATCGCCAGCCAGGGCTATGGCAACCTGCTCCCGGTTCAGCAAAAGCGTTCACGCGACCCCGGGGACAGCAAGGAAATGGTCGCTGCCCGCCGTCGTTTTCTCAACGCCGGGCATTACCAGCCGATTGCCGCCGCGGTCAGCCGGGCTGTGCTGGACGGACTTCCCGATGACGCGACGATCAGTTGCCTCGATGCTGGCTGCGGCGAGGGCTACTACCTGCGTCAGCTCGCTGCGGCGCAGGATAATGGACAAACCTTGGCGGTGCTCGGGCTGGATATTTCGAAGTGGGCAGTCCTGTCGGCGGCCAAGCAGGACCAGCGGCCGAACTGGATTGTCGGCACCAACGCCCATTTGCCCGTCCTGGCGAAGACGCTGGACCGGGTGCTGTGCATGTTCGGGTTTCCGGTCTATGCCGAGTTTGCCCGTGTTCTCAAACCTGGCGGCCGGTTGTTGCAGGTAGACGCCGGGCCCGACCATTTGCGCGAGCTGCGTGAAATCATCTACCCGGCGCTGAAACCCGAGCGCGCTGCTGATCAGCAGGTGCCGGCCGGCTTTTGTCGCCTGTCCATGGAAACCGTCCGTTTTTCCCTGTGCCTTGATAGTCAGGAACTGATTGCCGATCTGCTGGCCATGACGCCACATCTCTATCGTGCCAGCGCCGAAGGACGGGGGCGAGCGGCAGCGCTGACCACGCTGGCAGTGACGGTGGACGTCCGTCTGACAAGTTTTGGCCGGGAAGCCTGA
- a CDS encoding SDR family oxidoreductase — protein sequence MQKILIVGSGDVARRILSRLALRPSRARVFALLRDPARAAAWRDAGATPVLADLDDRASLQRLAGLADDVLHLAPPPGEGRFDTRTRNLLAALSKGKSLPRRLIYVSTTGVYGDCGGAQIDETRHLNPESSRAGRRVDAESCLRAWGLRTGVRVSILRAPGIYAADRLPVDRLSRGMPALREADDAYTNHIHADDLAAACIAALRHGGTNRVYNVVDDSDLKMADYFDRVADAFALPQAPRISREEAEQRLSPVQMSFMRESRRIGNGRLKNELKLRLAYPTVDVGIADSLARRNACLS from the coding sequence GTGCAAAAAATCCTGATTGTCGGCAGCGGAGACGTTGCCCGCCGCATTCTCTCCCGCCTTGCCCTGCGCCCCTCCCGTGCCCGCGTTTTCGCCTTGCTGCGCGATCCGGCACGGGCAGCCGCATGGCGTGACGCAGGAGCGACGCCGGTGCTGGCTGACCTTGACGACCGGGCCAGTTTGCAGCGCCTGGCCGGGCTGGCCGATGACGTGCTGCATCTGGCTCCGCCGCCCGGCGAAGGCCGCTTCGACACCCGAACGCGCAATCTGCTGGCCGCTTTGAGCAAGGGCAAAAGTCTACCACGGCGACTGATCTACGTAAGCACCACGGGGGTGTACGGCGACTGTGGCGGGGCGCAGATCGATGAAACACGCCACCTTAACCCCGAGAGTTCGCGGGCTGGCCGCCGGGTCGATGCCGAGAGCTGCCTGCGCGCCTGGGGGCTGCGCACCGGGGTCAGGGTCAGCATCCTGCGCGCCCCGGGTATTTATGCCGCCGACCGCCTGCCGGTCGACCGGTTGAGCCGGGGCATGCCGGCCTTGCGTGAGGCAGATGATGCCTACACCAACCATATCCACGCTGACGATCTGGCTGCTGCCTGTATTGCCGCCTTGCGTCACGGTGGTACCAACCGCGTCTACAATGTCGTCGATGATTCCGACCTGAAGATGGCTGACTATTTCGACCGGGTTGCCGATGCCTTTGCCCTCCCTCAGGCGCCGCGAATTTCGCGGGAGGAGGCCGAGCAACGACTGTCGCCGGTGCAGATGTCCTTCATGCGCGAATCCCGCCGCATCGGTAACGGGCGGCTTAAAAACGAATTAAAACTGCGTCTTGCCTACCCGACGGTTGATGTCGGGATAGCTGATTCGCTAGCCAGGAGAAACGCATGCTTGTCGTGA
- a CDS encoding trans-aconitate 2-methyltransferase — MSSTPKRQFALQGAAVILVLSIAWPYYGWQASALPWLETSLAIGGVALFFATLSRQPWWWRVIHAGFMPLVWFTHTQAIDPNWFLFGAILLLLVFRGALSGQVPLYLSNRQTVGALAELLAERGPSRFLDLGAGLGSTTVPLADALPDSRFTGVENAPLTWLVGRFFSLGRPNIRWRWDDLWQTPLNDYDVVYAFLSPAPMPRLWDKVRAEMPAGSLFISNTFPVPGVAPDRIIDVDCVPPRPLYCYQL, encoded by the coding sequence ATGTCCTCAACACCCAAACGCCAGTTCGCCCTGCAAGGCGCAGCCGTCATTCTGGTTTTGTCCATTGCCTGGCCCTATTACGGCTGGCAGGCCAGCGCCCTGCCGTGGCTGGAAACCAGCCTCGCTATTGGGGGCGTCGCCCTGTTTTTTGCAACGCTGTCGCGTCAGCCCTGGTGGTGGCGGGTCATTCACGCCGGCTTCATGCCGCTCGTCTGGTTCACCCACACCCAGGCCATTGACCCCAACTGGTTCCTCTTCGGGGCCATTCTGCTCCTGCTTGTCTTTCGCGGCGCGCTCTCCGGGCAGGTTCCGCTCTACCTGTCGAACCGGCAGACCGTCGGCGCGCTGGCCGAACTACTGGCCGAGCGAGGACCCAGCCGCTTCCTTGACCTTGGCGCCGGCCTCGGCAGCACCACTGTACCGCTCGCCGACGCACTCCCCGACAGCCGATTCACCGGCGTCGAGAACGCCCCGCTGACCTGGCTGGTCGGCCGATTCTTTAGCCTCGGCCGCCCCAACATTCGCTGGCGCTGGGACGATCTGTGGCAGACCCCGTTGAACGATTACGACGTCGTATACGCCTTTCTCTCACCAGCACCAATGCCTCGACTATGGGATAAGGTCAGGGCCGAAATGCCAGCCGGTAGCCTCTTCATCAGCAATACTTTTCCGGTTCCCGGGGTCGCACCGGATCGCATCATTGACGTTGACTGCGTGCCCCCCCGGCCGCTCTATTGCTACCAGCTCTAG
- a CDS encoding ABC transporter ATP-binding protein, producing the protein MLEVTGLHVAYGGIQAVRSITFHVNEGETVALIGANGAGKTSTLKAIARVLDAVGGDVHFCGEKISRIAPHDIIRKGIALVPEGRGVFPRLTVLENLHMGAFIRTDPAEVENDLLKVYGYFPRLKERAAQLAGTLSGGEQQMLAIGRALMSRPKMLLLDEPSMGLAPIMVQKIFEVIRAVAADGMTILLIEQNARLALQSSQRGYVMESGEITFNGESAMLLDDPKVRAAYLGE; encoded by the coding sequence GTGCTTGAAGTAACCGGACTCCACGTCGCCTATGGCGGCATTCAGGCGGTGCGCAGCATCACCTTCCACGTCAATGAGGGCGAAACGGTCGCACTGATTGGTGCCAACGGCGCTGGCAAGACGAGTACCTTGAAGGCGATTGCGCGGGTGCTCGATGCGGTCGGCGGTGATGTGCATTTTTGCGGCGAAAAGATCAGCCGCATCGCGCCGCACGACATCATTCGCAAAGGCATCGCGCTCGTTCCCGAAGGGCGGGGCGTCTTTCCTCGTCTGACCGTGCTGGAAAACCTGCACATGGGGGCCTTTATCCGTACCGATCCAGCCGAGGTCGAAAACGATCTGCTCAAGGTCTACGGCTATTTCCCCCGCCTCAAGGAGCGCGCAGCTCAGCTAGCCGGCACCTTGTCCGGGGGAGAGCAGCAGATGCTGGCGATTGGTCGTGCCTTGATGAGCCGACCGAAGATGCTGCTGCTTGACGAGCCATCGATGGGGCTGGCACCCATCATGGTCCAGAAGATCTTCGAGGTCATTCGTGCTGTCGCCGCTGATGGCATGACCATCCTTCTCATTGAGCAGAACGCACGGCTGGCATTGCAATCGAGCCAGCGCGGCTACGTCATGGAGAGCGGAGAGATTACATTCAATGGTGAATCGGCGATGTTGCTCGATGATCCCAAGGTTCGTGCCGCTTATCTCGGCGAATGA
- a CDS encoding CDP-6-deoxy-delta-3,4-glucoseen reductase, translated as MSYHITVQPSGREFAAESGETLLDAALRQGLTLPYGCKDGACGACKGKVVSGEVDHGKSQPHALKDDEKAAGLTLYCCATAQSDLVIECKQLGSARDIPVKTMPSRIEKLEKLAPDVIELHLRLPANERLQFWAGQYIDILLKDGKKRSYSLANAPHDDAVLQLHIRHVAGGLFTEQVFSSLKVRDILRFNGPHGSFYLREDSKKPMILLAGGTGFAPIKAIVEHAIAENCQRPIAIYWGTKARIDLYQNELPEKWAAEHANITYVPVLSEPAADDAWSGRTGFVHAAVLTDFPDLSRYQVYACGAPVMIDAARRDFVAQGLPEEEFFADAFTFSTT; from the coding sequence ATGAGCTACCACATCACTGTTCAGCCGAGCGGCCGCGAGTTCGCGGCTGAAAGCGGCGAAACCCTGCTCGACGCGGCGCTGCGTCAGGGCCTGACCCTGCCCTATGGCTGCAAGGATGGGGCCTGTGGTGCTTGCAAGGGCAAAGTGGTGAGTGGCGAGGTCGACCACGGCAAGTCACAGCCGCACGCCCTCAAGGACGACGAAAAGGCCGCTGGCCTGACGCTCTACTGCTGCGCCACGGCGCAGTCCGATCTGGTTATCGAATGCAAGCAGCTCGGCTCGGCCCGCGACATTCCGGTCAAGACCATGCCCTCGCGTATCGAAAAGCTCGAGAAGCTGGCCCCGGATGTCATCGAACTTCACCTCCGTTTGCCAGCCAACGAACGCCTGCAGTTCTGGGCCGGGCAATACATCGACATCCTCCTCAAGGATGGCAAAAAACGCAGCTATTCGCTGGCCAATGCGCCACACGATGATGCCGTGCTGCAACTGCACATCCGCCACGTAGCGGGTGGCCTGTTCACCGAACAGGTGTTTTCAAGCCTCAAGGTCCGCGACATCCTGCGCTTCAATGGCCCGCACGGCAGCTTCTACCTGCGCGAAGACTCAAAAAAGCCGATGATCCTGCTCGCCGGCGGTACCGGCTTCGCGCCGATCAAGGCCATCGTCGAACACGCCATCGCCGAGAACTGCCAGCGCCCGATAGCCATCTACTGGGGCACCAAGGCGCGCATCGATCTCTACCAAAACGAGTTGCCGGAAAAGTGGGCGGCCGAGCACGCCAATATCACCTATGTGCCGGTGCTCTCCGAACCCGCTGCCGATGATGCCTGGAGTGGTCGTACCGGCTTCGTCCATGCCGCTGTGCTGACCGACTTCCCCGATTTATCCCGCTATCAGGTCTATGCCTGCGGCGCACCGGTAATGATCGATGCGGCCAGACGCGATTTCGTGGCGCAAGGCTTGCCGGAAGAAGAATTCTTCGCCGACGCCTTCACCTTCTCAACGACCTGA